The genomic interval CATGGCATCACAGAAATACTCGGCGTAGTCTTCCTGGTCTCCACAGCCGAAAATCGCTACTAGCTTGCCGGCGAAATCGATCTCTTCCAGCGTAGGGAAAAAATCATCCCAGTCGCACTGCGCTTCACCGTAGTACCAGGTCGGGATACCCAGCAACAGGATGTCAAAACGCTCAAGATCTTCTTTACTGCTTTTGGCAATGTCATGAATTTCAGCAACTTCGGTTCCAAGATGCTGTTGGATTGCTTTGGCGATATTTTCAGTGTTGCCTGTGTCACTGCCAAAGAAAATGCCTATGAGAGCCATGGATTGGATAACCTCTTAATTTCTAAGGATATGGTGTATGTCTCACCAGCGATCCGGTAATGATAGCAGACAGTTTATAGTGGAGAAACTCGAATCTCTATGCCGCCCGACGGGATAAGTAAATGGCAGTGTTAATTTCATTACTTAATTTTTTTAGTTTTTTAAAAATACAGGTCTGTAATATCTCATTGGAAAATAGACGGATTGCTAAAAAGCATAATAATTTTTAGCTTTTTAAAGGCGTTAACGCGCTAAATGTTCCTGTGATTTGGTCGATGAATGGAACAAGTTTCTTCGTGAAATGTAAATCACAGCAATGTTTTTTGCGCAATCATAGTCTTTATTTATTGCATACCTCACAACAAATCTTACCTTGTGTAATCATTCAGGCTGGAGTCTATCTATGCAATTCCTGAAAAATATTGCTATTCGCACCGCAATGATGTGGGTACTGGGTACCTTTTGTGCGCTATGGGTTGCGGTGTCGGTTTATACTATGTACTCGTTTCGTACCATGAACGAGACGTCAAAAACCAGTTCATTGCTGGTTAACAATATGGATTTGGTGAATACGGGGAATGATCAGTATTTTCGAATGGTGACTCGGTTAGCGCGCGGCGTGGACTATCGTAAGAGTGGTGATAACCAAAAAGCCGACGAACAGCAGAAGTCATCTCTGGCTGCACTAGATTTACTGAAATCCAACCTTGAGGCATTCAAAAAGATCGACCATGCCGGTTTGTCGCAGTCGTTAGTGGATGCGGTTATCCGGGATTGGGAAAACCTGATTACTCAAGGGGTCGAACCCATGTATCAGCGGGCGGTGGAAAATAATCTCGTCGAGTATGACAAATTCGCCAAAGATGTCGTGCCGGTTTTCAGCCGTCAATTCAATGTCTCTTTTACCAATTTCAACAAGGCCGGTTCCGAAATGTTCGTGGATGCTGGAAAACGCCTTGAAAAAATAACCTGGTATGGACAAAACATTCTGCTGGCCGGGTTGGCTGGCGGCCTGTTGATGCTGTTAATGACGGATCGCTATCTGGTTGCTTATCTGGTACGTCCTCTGAATGATCTGCGTGATCATTTCCAGGTAATTGCGTCTGGCAGGTTGGGCAAACCGATTATAGATTTCGGCAACAACTGCGTGGGCAGGCTGTTTCCGTTGTTGAGAGATATGCAGTCCAGCCTGGCTAATACGGTCAGCACTATTCGTTCCAGCGCGGATACCATTTATCAGGGGGTATCCGAAATTGCGTCCGGTAACAACGATCTGGCGGCGCGAACGGAATCGCAGGCTGCTGCGCTTGAGGAAAGCGCTGCCAGCATGGAAGAGCTTACGTCAACCGTGAAACAGAATGCGGACAACGCCAGCCATGCCAGTCAGCTGGCCAATCAGGCGTCGCAGACCGCCAGCAAAGGCGGGAAGCTGGTCGACAATGTCGTGAAAACCATGGCCGATATTTCCGGCAGCTCGAAGAAAATCGCCGAAATCACGAGTGTGATCAACGGAATTGCATTTCAGACCAATATCCTGGCGCTGAATGCCGCGGTGGAAGCTGCGCGTGCGGGTGAGCAAGGGCGTGGTTTTGCCGTGGTGGCGGGCGAAGTAAGAAGCCTGGCGCAGCGCAGCGCTCAGGCGGCGAAAGAAATAGAGGGATTGATCGCCGAATCTGTCCGTTGTGTAGATTCAGGATCAGCCTTGGTTGCCGACGCCGGCAATACCATGAGCGAGATCGTGACTGCTGTCACCAATGTGACGGATATCATGTCCGAGATCGCCGTCGCGTCTTCCGAACAAAGCAAGGGGATCGCACAGGCAGGGCTGGCGATTACGGAGATGGACGGCGTTACTCAACAGAATGCTTCGCTGGTTCAGGAAGCGTCTGCAGCGACTCGTTCTCTGGAAGAACAGGCCGCCATCCTGACAGAAGCGGTGTCCGTATTCCGGTTATCGGAACACCAATCCGTCTCTGCTCAACCCTCCCGCCCTCGCATGGAGCCGAAAACGATCCCGACGCCTGCAGCCAAAGCATTACCTGCGAGTGGGAAAAGCAGTAAGGGAAGTGATAACTGGGAAACGTTCTGAGTGATTGAACCCGGCGTCATGGATGACGCCAACAAAGACGTCAGGTTTTCTCTCCGGCCAACTGGGCCAGCAACATTTGCTCAATCAATTCGCTGCGGCTGATGTTTTTTTCCTCAGCCAACGCATTCAGAATTTCCACGGCTTCGTGGTTTATCTTCAATTCTATACGCCGCAAGCCGCGAACCCGATCACGCCGAAGTTGGTTGCGTTTGTTGATTCGCAACTGTTCATCACGGGAAAGCGGATTAGTTTTGGGGCGGCCAGGGCGACGCTCATCCGCGAACAGATCAAGCGTGGTGCGATCCGTTTGTTCTTTTGCCATAAGTCATGGTACTGCAAGAAATTCGGCCAAAACACAACGCTGCTCCGTCATTGCGGGCGGCGGTGTTTTGATGAAATGTGGTTAACGATGCAAGGCCAGTGAGCCGTTCCTTTTTCTGCGCGCGCCATAATACCCCAGCCGCCGCCGCTGCGACAACGGTTTGTACCGCATTGAGCGGCGCGCGCGGCACGATTAATCGTCATTCAGAAACCGGTTTACCACCCTTAGCACCGCATCGGGTTTTTCTGCATGCACCCAATGTCCCGCTCCATTGACGACGTGTGCTTTCGCCTGCGGAAATTGACGCAACAGCGCTCCGCGGTAACGATCATCCAGATAAGGCGAATTGCCGCCACGGATGAACAGTATCGGGCCATGCCAGGCGGGGATTTCCTGCCAGCCGACGATATTTTCGTATTGATCCCAGAGCACGGGAACGTTAAAGCGCCATTCACCTTGCTGGAACGACTTCAGCAGAAACTGGACAATGCCTTCTTCACCTGGCAAGTAGGGGCGCATCAGATCGGCGGCTTCGCTGCGTCGGATTACGCCGGCCTCACTCACGGCGCGGATAGCGGCGAAAACCTTATCGTGACGGCGCACCTGATAATCCACCGGTGCGATATCAATGGCGACGATGCGGTCGATACGCTCGGGGAGTTGCGCACTCAACGCCATGGATGCTTTGCCTCCCATCGAATGGCCGATCAGAATGACGCGCTCGCATCCCAGTTCGTTAATCAACTGGCATATATCCTCAGCCATAACGGAATAATTCATTTCCGGCGCACGCGGCGATAGCCCGTGGTTACGCAGATCGATTTGCACGGTGTCGTGACGCTGTTGCAGATCGCGGGCCAGTACGCCCAGATTGTCGAGGGTGCCAAACAGCCCATGAATGAGAATGACGGGAAGACGATTCTGCGGTTGTTGTGCGTTTTGCCAGCGATAATTCAATTTCATGGTGAAGTTCATTCAGAGAGACAGAGGGTTAGGGTATCATGACTTTACTCAGCAATCCTGCCGCAGTATAAATCCGCAGTGCCCATGAGGGCCGCGGGCGGGGCACAGTCAGAGGCCGCTCGGTGATGGCGAAAGGGAAAGCCAGTCGAGGTCAGATTAATCGGCGACCGGCCTGAGGATTTTCCTGAATGTGATACCGATGAGGCTGTTCGCCGTTGGTCGGTAACGCTTAATTTGTATAATCCCTAATGATTAAAGATTAAGAAACAGCACTGGATAAAGATGAAAACTATTGAGGTCGACGAAGAGCTTTATCGTTATATCGCCAGCCATACCCAACACATTGGCGAAAGCGCATCGGATATTTTGCGTCGGATGCTGAAATTCAATGAGGCGCTTGTGGCTGCTGAAACGATAACCCCTGCGGTGGAAGACGCTCAGCCTGCGGCGTTGCAAGGCACGCGAGACAAGGTTAGGACCTTGCGTGAGTTGCTGCTTTCTGATGAATACGCTGAACAGAATAAGGCGATCAATCGTTTTATGCTGGTACTGTCCACCTTGTATAGCCTGTCTTCTCAGGAATTCGCCGCCGCTACCGAGTCATTGCATGGCCGTACCCGCGTCTACTTCGCCGGGGATGAGCAAACGTTAATGCTGCACGGTAATCACACCAAGCCCAAACATATTCAGGGCACGCCATACTGGGTGATTACCAATACCAATACCGGTCGCAAGCGAAGCATGATTGAGCACATCATGCTGGCCATGCAGTTTCCACCGGAACTGATAGAAAAAGTTTGCGGCACCATTTAAATCACTGCGTCAGGAAAATACGCCATGGCAAATCATCCACGTGCTGGCCAGCCAGCCCGACAGAGCGACCTGATTAATGTCGCACAGTTGACGTCCCAGTATTATGTGTTGCGCCCGGAGATTTCCAATCCGGCGCATGCGGTGAAGTTCGGTACCTCTGGTCATCGCGGCAGCGCAAGCCGCCACAGTTTCAATGAGGCGCACATTCTCGCCATTGCTCAAGCCATTGCTGAAGAGCGGAGCCGTCAGGGCGTTACCGGCCCTTGCTATGTCGGTAAAGATACCCATGCGTTGTCCGAGCCGGCGTTCATTTCAGTGTTGGAAGTGCTGACGGCGAACGGTGTGGATGTGGTGATTCAGCAGGACAATGGCTTTACGCCGACGCCTGCGGTGTCCAATGCCATTCTGGTGCATAACCGTAACGGCGGCGCTCTGGCGGACGGTATTGTGATCACGCCGTCCCACAATCCGCCGGAAGACGGCGGCATCAAATATAACCCAACCAATGGCGGCCCGGCGGATACCCATCTGACCAGCGTTATCGAAAAGCGCGCCAATGCGCTGCTGGCGGATAATCTGCGCGAAGTGAAGCGTCTGACGCTGGATAAAGCTCGCCAGAGCGGGTATTTGCACGAGCAGGATCTGGTTCAGCCCTATGTCGAAGGGTTGACGTCGGTGGTGGACATGGCGGCAATCCAGCGTGCCGGTTTGAAACTGGGCGTCGACCCGCTGGGCGGTTCGGGTATCGCCTACTGGCAGCGCATCGCCGAGCATTACAAACTGGATCTGACGCTGGTCAACGACGCGGTGGATCAGACGTTCCGTTTCATGACGCTGGATCACGACGGCGTGATCCGCATGGATTGCTCTTCCGGTTCGGCGATGGTGGGCTTGCTGTCGCTGCGTGACAAGTTTGATTTGGCGTTCGCCAACGATCCGGATTATGACCGTCACGGCATCGTCACACCGGCCGGGTTGATGAATCCAAACCATTATCTGGCCGTGGCCATTGATTATCTGTTCCGTCACCGTCCGCAGTGGGGCAGTGATGTCGCCGTCGGGAAAACGCTGGTGTCGAGCGCCATGATCGATCGCGTGGTGGCGGATTTGGGTCGCAAGCTGGTGGAAGTGCCGGTTGGCTTTAAGTGGTTTGTCGACGGTTTGTTTGATGGGAGCCTGGGTTTCGGCGGTGAAGAGAGCGCCGGGGCGTCGTTCCTGCGTTTCGACGGGAAACCGTGGTCGACCGACAAGGACGGCATCATTCTGTGCCTGCTGGCGGCCGAAATGACCGCCGTGACCGGTAAGAACCCGCAGCAGCACTATGATGCGCTGGCCGCACGTTTTGGTGCGCCGAGCTACAACCGCCTGCAAGCGTCGGCGACGCATGCCCAGAAAGCGGCGTTGTCCAAATTGTCGCCTGAACAGGTGGCGGCCAGTACGCTGGCCGGCGATCCGATCACCGCACGTTTGACGGCGGCGCCGGGTAATGGCGCGTCCATCGGCGGGCTAAAAGTGATGACGGAAAACGGCTGGTTTGCCGCGCGTCCGTCCGGCACGGAAGAGGCGTATAAAATCTACTGCGAAAGTTTCCTGGGTGCCGAGCATCGCGAACGGATCGAAAAAGAAGCGGTGGAAATCGTCAGCGCCGTGCTGAGCAACGCGAAGTAATTCCTGCTGGATGGTAGTCGGGCGCTGTATCGGCAGCGCCCGCTGTCGGATGTGACGGATTCGCCGGTTCGTCAGTTCATCTCTCGTCAGCCGAGCGCAACCAACAGCGCGCCTGCCGAGATCAATGCAACACCCACGCCCGCCAACAGCGACACTTTTTCTCCCAACAGAATGACGGCCAGGATCACGGCAAACACCACGCTGAGCTTATCGATAGGGGCAACCTGCGCCACATTGCCGTTTTTCAACGCCATGAAATAGAACAACCAGGACAGCGCGCCGGCCACACCGCTCAGAACGATAAACAACATGGCCTGGTGATTGGTCAGCACATCGCTGACCAGCGACAGCTTACCCTGAGCCACCACCACACCGACCAGAAACAGCGCCATGATCACGGCACGAACGGCGGTGGCGGTGTTGGCGTCCAATTGTTGCAGGCCTATCTTGCCAAACAGCGCCACCAGCGCGGCGCACAGCGCAGAAAGCAGCGCATAGAACAACCAGCTACTCACATGAATCCCCTAAGAAAATGATATCTGTTCGCAAATGCTACGCCGATGCGGCAGCGGGCGCCAGTCTGTAAAAAAACGACGCGGTCGGTACCGGCGCCGGGCGGTTATGCTGTCAATTGCTGTACTTACGTCTAGTTACATTTATTAACCCAAAACGATAGATTGACACCGTAAATCTTTTCGGATTATGCCGCTGATGGCGGCGGTCTGCGCCTGCCTGGGATGTTCGACAACAGTCTCGGTATGAGGCCGCCGCCGATGTTTCGTCTGTTCGTAAAGGCGACTCGTTGCCCGTCAGTCCTCTGAGAATAAGGAGAATATTGATGAGAATTACATCGACGGCGTATAGCCAGCGTGTGATTTCTACGGTGAGTAATCAAAGCCGAGAGGCGACGTTTGCGCAGATGCTAAATAGCAAGGCGGAAGCATTAAATCAGGGAACGGCGAAAGGGCGAACGGCAGAAAGCATTGCGGGTTCGGGCAATGATCTGTCGTTTGAGTCGATACAGAACAGCTTCGATGAATGGCTTGCCGAGCGGGAAGCGGCCGGTTTGCCTCAGGAGCGGCTGCAGCTTATTGCCGATTCTCGCGACACTTTTCTTAGCGTCGTGAAAAGGGCGCAGGAAGAGGGCGGGTATAGCGATCCCCAATCCTTTGTGAAGAGTCTCAGTGAAAACGAACTGAGCGCATTGCAACATACCCACATGGGGCTCACGGCATTGCATCCTGATGAGATGAGCACTGAACAGGCATTTAACCTGTTGGTATCGATGAACCAGTCGCAGGATATCGACAGAGACGGGTATACGAACGTCGGCCATGAGTTTCCCATGATGGTTTTCCCCCCCAGGGATGCGCCGCAATCGTTTAAAGATGCCTGGGAAGAGAGCACGAAAGATATGAGCTCCGACGATGTGGGTATGATGATGCTGAGCATGTGGATGTCGGTACAGGCTGCTTCGGTAACGCTCAATTCGGATGGTTCCCCCGGCCGGGTTTATGTGGATGGCACCCAACTGGACTATAAAGCGCTAGTAGATGGCGAACTGGAATCGACAATTAACAGTTACTCGTATCAGGAAACCGATGAGCAGCGCGAAAATGTGCTGCGCATGGTCGCGAACTATCAAGTATTACGGGATCGTTTGATGACCGCCTGACGGCGCCAACTGCTGTCGGGAGCTAAGGCATAAAGCGGTAGCCGATGGCGGTTTCGGTAATAAAGTGACGGGGACGCGCCGGGTCTTGTTCCAGTTTCTGGCGCAGATGGCCCATATAAATACGCAGGTAGTGGCTGTGCTCCACCGCATTCGGCCCCCATACCTGATTGAGCAACTGGCGTTGGGTCAGCACCTTGCCGGGATTGGCAAGCAGGGTGGCCAGCAACCGGAACTCGATGGGGGTGAGATGGATCGCCTCATCGGCGCGGCTGACCTGGCGATTGACCAGATCGACGGTGACATCGGAAAAGACGATCAGTGGCGAAGACTGCGGCGCAGTGCTGGCGCGACGCAGCGCGACCCGCACGCGGGCCAGCAATTCGCCGATGCCAAAGGGTTTGGTCAGATAATCTTCCGCGCCGGCGTCCAGCGCGTCGATCTTGTCCTGTTCATCGGTGCGGGCGGAAAGCACGATAATTGGAATGGCGCTCCACTGGCGCAGATCGCGGATATAGTCGATACCGTCGCCGTCCGGCAGGCCCAGATCGAGAATAATCAGGTCGGGTTTGCGGGTCGCCGCCTCAATCAGGCCGCGTTGCAGGGTTTCGGCATCGAAAACACGGCACCCCTCGCTTTCCAGCGCGTTGCGCAAGAAGCGGCGGATCTCTCTCTCGTCTTCCACGATCAGTATGTTGGTCTGCAACGGTCTATGTCTCCCCATCCTCGGGTTCGATATCAGGCGGCGCGTTGAGCGGCAGGGTAAAGTGGAATACCGCACCGCCGGTGTCGGCAGAATTTGTCGTGTTGAGGTTATTGGCCCAAATACGGCCGCCGTGGATTTCGACAATCGCCCGGCAGATGGCGAGCCCCAACCCAACGCCCGGTATCGACGACTCTTTCTGCCCGCGAGCGAACTTGTCGAAGATAGCCTTCTCCTGCCCGGCCGGAATGCCGGGGCCGTTGTCTTTCACCTGCACTTCCAACTGTTCGCCGTCAACCGACGATGACACCGTCCGGGCCGACAGTGTGATGATCGCTTGTTCGCCGGCATATTTGATCGCATTTTCCAGCAAGTTGATCAGCACACGCTCGATCAGGCTGGCGTCGCAGTACACCAGCGTCATCTCCTGCGGCAACTGTAGCTGAATGGTATGGTTTGCCCACGAATTTTCCAACTGTCGCAGCGCGCTTCCGGTTAATTCCTCCAGTGTTTGCCACTCTTTGCGCAGATGGAAACCGTCGGATTGGATGCGCGCCATATCCAGCAGATTATTCACCAAACGTGTGGTGTTGATGATTTGCTGACGGAGTTGATTCGCGTGCGGCGCATAGGGAGAGCCCGCCGACGCCAGATTGAGGGTGAGTATTTCCGCTTGCCCGAACAGCACCGTCAGCGGTGTACGCAAATCGTGGGACAACGCGGCCAGCAGTGAATTGCGCAACTGTTCCCGTTCGGCGTCCAGCCGGGCATTTTCGGTACTTTTCACCAGATAAAGACGCTCCAGCGCATTGGTGATCAATACCGTGAAGGTTTCCAGCATGCGCTGCTGTTCCGGGATCATTAACTGGCGGGCATTACCCGGTTCGATGGCGATAACGCCAAATGCCTGCTGCGCCGTGACCAGCGGCAGCAACTGGTAGGGAACGCCGGGTAGCGTCGAGGTGCCGGCCCCCGCCGGTGTGGCATGGTCGTAACTCCAGCGGGCAATGGCGGGGTCAACGCTTAAGCGATCCGGTTCGTCCAGTGCCATGGGGTGCAGTTCATCATCCGGCGAGGCGTGGTCAGCAAGCAGAATGGCGATGCGCGCCTGAAAGGTGGTGCGCAGAAAATGGTGGCTGGCTTTGGCGATATCCTGCACGGACAGGCTGCGGTTCAGCGCTTTGGACATCTCGTACAGATGGCGGACGCGCTGTTCGCGGTAACGGGCGACACGGGCCTGATAGCGCACGCCTGCCGTGAGGTTGCCCACCAGAATGCCGACGCTGAGCATCACCGCGAACGTCACCAGATATTGGGCGTCGGCAACGGCGAGGGTGCCTTTGGGCGCGACGAAGAACAGATCGAAACTGGCGACGTTGAGTACCGCCGACAATACCGACGGCCAACGCCCATAGAACAGCGACACTACCACCACCGCCAACAGATAGAGCATCACCAGATTGACGGGCTCCAGCATCGCGAAGGGCGACCACAGCGCCAGCAGAGTGATCAGCGTGCACAAACCGATCGCGACCCCGCAGCCATAAAACTGCAACCGCCATTTGTCCACCAAGCTACGGGTGTCGGTGGCTTTGATGGCAGACAGCGGCCGTTCATTCTGTGTCGAGACCACCACCAAATCGAGATCCGGCCCTAGCCGGCCCAGCTTGTCGGCAAAGCGTTTCCGGCGCCAGCCGAACCCTGTCTCGCTGTGGCGGCCAATCACGATTTTGCTGAGATTGTGTTCGCGGGCGTAACGCAGCACGGCGCGCTCCGCATCCGGATCGGACAGCGTGGCGGTTTCCGCGCCCAGATCCTGCGCCAGTTTCAGCGCCCGCAGGATGGCGCGGCGCTGTGGTTCCGGCAGGCGGTGCAAACCGGGCGTTTCCACGTAGACCGCGTGCCAGACGCTACCCAATCGGGCAGCCAGCCGGGCCGCGGTACGCACCAATTTTTCATTGCCTTGCCCTTGGCCGATGCACAGTAAGATGGCATCGCGCGTATGCCAGACACGCTCCTTGCCCTGGCTGGCGCGCATCTGATCATCCACCCGGTCTGCCGTGCGGCGCAGCGCCAGTTCACGCAACGCGATCAGATTGCCCCGGCGAAAGAAATTTTCGATGGCGCGTTCCGCCTGAACCGGCAGATAAACTTTCCCCTCGTTTAATCGCTGGCGCAAATCATCCGGCGGCAGGTCGACCAGTACCACTTCGGTGGCCTCGTCAAAAATAGGGTCGGGCACCGTTTCCCGTACCCGGATGCCGGTAATGCCGCCGACGATATCATTCAGGCTTTCCAGATGCTGAACGTTGACGGTGGTGAACACATCAATACCTGCATCCAACAACTCCTGCACATCCTGCCAGCGCTTGGGATGGCGAGAACCGCGCAAGTTACTGTGCGCCAGTTCGTCAATCAGGATCAGTGCCGGGCTACGGGCTAACGCGGCGTCCAGATCGAATTCGTGGTGATGACGGCCGTGATGGCCGATACGCTTCATCGGCAACTGCGGCAGGCCATCCAGCAACGCAGCGGTTTC from Musicola paradisiaca NCPPB 2511 carries:
- the ybfE gene encoding LexA regulated protein — protein: MAKEQTDRTTLDLFADERRPGRPKTNPLSRDEQLRINKRNQLRRDRVRGLRRIELKINHEAVEILNALAEEKNISRSELIEQMLLAQLAGEKT
- the fldA gene encoding flavodoxin FldA, which gives rise to MALIGIFFGSDTGNTENIAKAIQQHLGTEVAEIHDIAKSSKEDLERFDILLLGIPTWYYGEAQCDWDDFFPTLEEIDFAGKLVAIFGCGDQEDYAEYFCDAMGTIRDIIEPRGATIVGNWPTEGYYFEASKGLVDDKHFIGLAIDEDRQPELTTERVAAWVKQISEEMNLKTLLS
- the seqA gene encoding replication initiation negative regulator SeqA is translated as MKTIEVDEELYRYIASHTQHIGESASDILRRMLKFNEALVAAETITPAVEDAQPAALQGTRDKVRTLRELLLSDEYAEQNKAINRFMLVLSTLYSLSSQEFAAATESLHGRTRVYFAGDEQTLMLHGNHTKPKHIQGTPYWVITNTNTGRKRSMIEHIMLAMQFPPELIEKVCGTI
- the pgm gene encoding phosphoglucomutase (alpha-D-glucose-1,6-bisphosphate-dependent) — translated: MANHPRAGQPARQSDLINVAQLTSQYYVLRPEISNPAHAVKFGTSGHRGSASRHSFNEAHILAIAQAIAEERSRQGVTGPCYVGKDTHALSEPAFISVLEVLTANGVDVVIQQDNGFTPTPAVSNAILVHNRNGGALADGIVITPSHNPPEDGGIKYNPTNGGPADTHLTSVIEKRANALLADNLREVKRLTLDKARQSGYLHEQDLVQPYVEGLTSVVDMAAIQRAGLKLGVDPLGGSGIAYWQRIAEHYKLDLTLVNDAVDQTFRFMTLDHDGVIRMDCSSGSAMVGLLSLRDKFDLAFANDPDYDRHGIVTPAGLMNPNHYLAVAIDYLFRHRPQWGSDVAVGKTLVSSAMIDRVVADLGRKLVEVPVGFKWFVDGLFDGSLGFGGEESAGASFLRFDGKPWSTDKDGIILCLLAAEMTAVTGKNPQQHYDALAARFGAPSYNRLQASATHAQKAALSKLSPEQVAASTLAGDPITARLTAAPGNGASIGGLKVMTENGWFAARPSGTEEAYKIYCESFLGAEHRERIEKEAVEIVSAVLSNAK
- a CDS encoding methyl-accepting chemotaxis protein is translated as MQFLKNIAIRTAMMWVLGTFCALWVAVSVYTMYSFRTMNETSKTSSLLVNNMDLVNTGNDQYFRMVTRLARGVDYRKSGDNQKADEQQKSSLAALDLLKSNLEAFKKIDHAGLSQSLVDAVIRDWENLITQGVEPMYQRAVENNLVEYDKFAKDVVPVFSRQFNVSFTNFNKAGSEMFVDAGKRLEKITWYGQNILLAGLAGGLLMLLMTDRYLVAYLVRPLNDLRDHFQVIASGRLGKPIIDFGNNCVGRLFPLLRDMQSSLANTVSTIRSSADTIYQGVSEIASGNNDLAARTESQAAALEESAASMEELTSTVKQNADNASHASQLANQASQTASKGGKLVDNVVKTMADISGSSKKIAEITSVINGIAFQTNILALNAAVEAARAGEQGRGFAVVAGEVRSLAQRSAQAAKEIEGLIAESVRCVDSGSALVADAGNTMSEIVTAVTNVTDIMSEIAVASSEQSKGIAQAGLAITEMDGVTQQNASLVQEASAATRSLEEQAAILTEAVSVFRLSEHQSVSAQPSRPRMEPKTIPTPAAKALPASGKSSKGSDNWETF
- the kdpD gene encoding two-component system sensor histidine kinase KdpD, whose amino-acid sequence is MTEEEQHRPDPDTLLSQIGEQPRGKLKIFFGACAGVGKTYAMLQEAQRLKSQGLDVLVGVVETHGRSETAALLDGLPQLPMKRIGHHGRHHHEFDLDAALARSPALILIDELAHSNLRGSRHPKRWQDVQELLDAGIDVFTTVNVQHLESLNDIVGGITGIRVRETVPDPIFDEATEVVLVDLPPDDLRQRLNEGKVYLPVQAERAIENFFRRGNLIALRELALRRTADRVDDQMRASQGKERVWHTRDAILLCIGQGQGNEKLVRTAARLAARLGSVWHAVYVETPGLHRLPEPQRRAILRALKLAQDLGAETATLSDPDAERAVLRYAREHNLSKIVIGRHSETGFGWRRKRFADKLGRLGPDLDLVVVSTQNERPLSAIKATDTRSLVDKWRLQFYGCGVAIGLCTLITLLALWSPFAMLEPVNLVMLYLLAVVVVSLFYGRWPSVLSAVLNVASFDLFFVAPKGTLAVADAQYLVTFAVMLSVGILVGNLTAGVRYQARVARYREQRVRHLYEMSKALNRSLSVQDIAKASHHFLRTTFQARIAILLADHASPDDELHPMALDEPDRLSVDPAIARWSYDHATPAGAGTSTLPGVPYQLLPLVTAQQAFGVIAIEPGNARQLMIPEQQRMLETFTVLITNALERLYLVKSTENARLDAEREQLRNSLLAALSHDLRTPLTVLFGQAEILTLNLASAGSPYAPHANQLRQQIINTTRLVNNLLDMARIQSDGFHLRKEWQTLEELTGSALRQLENSWANHTIQLQLPQEMTLVYCDASLIERVLINLLENAIKYAGEQAIITLSARTVSSSVDGEQLEVQVKDNGPGIPAGQEKAIFDKFARGQKESSIPGVGLGLAICRAIVEIHGGRIWANNLNTTNSADTGGAVFHFTLPLNAPPDIEPEDGET
- a CDS encoding EamA family transporter, producing the protein MSSWLFYALLSALCAALVALFGKIGLQQLDANTATAVRAVIMALFLVGVVVAQGKLSLVSDVLTNHQAMLFIVLSGVAGALSWLFYFMALKNGNVAQVAPIDKLSVVFAVILAVILLGEKVSLLAGVGVALISAGALLVALG
- the ybfF gene encoding esterase; protein product: MKLNYRWQNAQQPQNRLPVILIHGLFGTLDNLGVLARDLQQRHDTVQIDLRNHGLSPRAPEMNYSVMAEDICQLINELGCERVILIGHSMGGKASMALSAQLPERIDRIVAIDIAPVDYQVRRHDKVFAAIRAVSEAGVIRRSEAADLMRPYLPGEEGIVQFLLKSFQQGEWRFNVPVLWDQYENIVGWQEIPAWHGPILFIRGGNSPYLDDRYRGALLRQFPQAKAHVVNGAGHWVHAEKPDAVLRVVNRFLNDD
- the kdpE gene encoding two-component system response regulator KdpE, with product MQTNILIVEDEREIRRFLRNALESEGCRVFDAETLQRGLIEAATRKPDLIILDLGLPDGDGIDYIRDLRQWSAIPIIVLSARTDEQDKIDALDAGAEDYLTKPFGIGELLARVRVALRRASTAPQSSPLIVFSDVTVDLVNRQVSRADEAIHLTPIEFRLLATLLANPGKVLTQRQLLNQVWGPNAVEHSHYLRIYMGHLRQKLEQDPARPRHFITETAIGYRFMP